A window of the Parambassis ranga chromosome 17, fParRan2.1, whole genome shotgun sequence genome harbors these coding sequences:
- the LOC114449512 gene encoding arylsulfatase I-like → MQSAAAAAAALTALSVLLGLDGLLAHRSKPNQNQQQEHRNVQNEEEAAQTNRNQPHIIFILIDDQGFNDIGYHNPSIKTPTLDKLAAEGVRLENYYVQPICTPSRSQLLTGRYQIHTGLQHSIIRPSQPSCLPSHMDTLPERLRQAGYATHMVGKWHLGFYRKACLPTRKGFDSFFGSLTGSVDYYSYGSCDGPGLCGYDLHDNEGVAWGQEGKYSTTLFTQRARKILESHDPADRPLFLLLSLQAVHTPLQPPKSYIYPYRDMANINRRKFAAMVSTVDEAVRNVTYALRKFGYYRNSVIIYSTDNGAQPFTGGSNWPLRGRKGTYWEGGMRGVAFVHSPLLRRRRRVSKALLHITDWFPTLVGLAGGNISQSRGLDGFDVWPTISEGKESPRQEILHNIDPLHTPPSEPSSWDASTDGPSVKAPKDKKALKKTKKKKILRQQPKQKSAFKLKNRRKMDSYATKPKSQLPPQPKTLPKSKPTPKTKTRAHSQHQTSSNYGPQLSVSGTSRPKSQPQTQSHPKTKSRRIRSHDQNRSGPPHPKSKATLKPHVKSKSRQTVSQYQNMSHPTPQSSEPVWDTSVQAAIRVGDWKLLTGDPGHGDWVPPQVLSTLPGRWWNLERASFYKSHKNIWLFNITGDPYERQNLADQRPEVVQQLLARLAYYNQTAVPVYFPPDDPQANPDRHEGAWVPWVDEEDDEEGKYQGVYKKAKNSKKKRKKKKCRLCKLKSFFLKLNTGMMSNRI, encoded by the exons atgcagtctgctgctgctgctgctgcagctctgaccgCGCTCAGCGTTCTCCTCGGCTTGGACGGTCTGTTGGCTCATCGGTCCAAACCGAACCAGAACCAGCAGCAGGAGCACAGGAACGTTCAGAACGAGGAGGAGGCAGCTCAGACAAACAGGAACCAGCCGCACATCATATTCATCCTCATAGACGACCAG GGCTTTAACGACATCGGCTACCACAACCCGTCCATCAAGACCCCCACTCTGGACAAGCTGGCGGCGGAGGGCGTCCGACTGGAAAACTACTACGTTCAGCCCATCTGCACCCCGTCACGCAGCCAGCTCCTCACCGGCAG GTATCAGATCCACACAGGATTACAGCACTCCATCATCAGACCCAGCCAGCCGAGCTGTTTGCCCTCTCACATGGACACCCTGCCGGAGAGGCTCCGCCAGGCCGGCTACGCCACACACATGGTTGGGAAGTGGCACCTGGGTTTCTACAG GAAAGCCTGTCTGCCCACCAGGAAGGGGTTCGACAGTTTCTTTGGGTCTTTAACAGGAAGTGTGGACTACTACAG CTACGGGTCATGTGACGGCCCGGGATTGTGTGGGTACGACCTTCATGACAACGAGGGCGTTGCATGGGGCCAGGAGGGGAAGTACTCCACCACGCTCTTCACGCAGAGAGCTCGCAAGATCCTGGAGAGCCACGACCCCGCGGACCGGCcgctcttcctgctgctgtctctgcag GCCGTCCACACGCCTCTGCAGCCTCCCAAGTCTTACATCTACCCTTACCGCGACATGGCTAACATCAACCGGAGAAAGTTCGCTGCCATGGTTTCCACGGTGGACGAGGCGGTCCGAAACGTCACCTACGCTCTCAGAAAGTTCGGATACTACAGAAACAGCGTCATCATCTACTCCACTGACAACGGAGCCCAGCCGTTCACAGGCGGGAGCAACTGGCCGCTGCGAGGCCGAAAG GGAACATACTGGGAGGGCGGCATGCGTGGGGTTGCGTTCGTGCACAGCCCTCTGCTGAGACGCAGGAGACGAGTGTCTAAAGCTCTTCTCCACATCACTGACTGGTTCCCCACCCTGGTGGGCCTCGCCGGGGGGAACATCAGCCAG AGCCGCGGCCTGGATGGTTTCGATGTTTGGCCCACGATCAGTGAGGGGAAGGAGTCGCCACGGCAGGAGATCCTTCACAACATCGACCCTCTGCACACGCCTCCCTCTGAGCCTTCGAGCTGGGACGCCAGCACAGACGGACCCTCAG TGAAGGCACCAAAAGACAAAAAGGCATTAAAGAaaaccaagaagaagaaaattctGAGGCAGCAACCCAAACAGAAGTCAGCGTTCAAGTTAAAGAACCGTCGAAAAATGGACTCTTATGCCACCAAGCCCAAATCCCAGCTCCCTCCCCAACCGAAGACCCTCCCAAAATCAAAACCCACCCCTAAAACCAAGACCAGGGCCCACTCTCAGCACCAGACCTCGTCTAATTATGGACcacagctgtcagtgtcagGAACATCACGCCCTAAATCTCAGCCTCAGACCCAGTCACACCCGAAGACAAAATCCAGACGGATCAGATCCCATGACCAGAACCGGTCAGGACCACCTCATCCAAAATCCAAGGCGACGCTCAAACCACATGTGAAGTCAAAATCAAGGCAGACAGTCTCTCAGTACCAGAACATGTCCCATCCGACCCCCCAGTCATCCGAACCAGTGTGGGACACGTCAGTCCAGGCTGCCATCAGAGTTGGAGACTGGAAGCTGCTAACAGGAGATCCAGGTCATGGAGACTGGGTCCCCCCACAG GTGCTGTCCACGCTGCCTGGGCGCTGGTGGAACCTGGAACGTGCCTCGTTCTACAAATCCCACAAAAACATCTGGCTGTTCAACATCACAGGAGACCCGTACGAGCGGCAGAACCTGGCAGACCAGAGGCCCGAAGTGGTCCAACAGCTGCTGGCCCGACTCGCCTACTACAACCAAACAGCCGTGCCCGTTTACTTTCCTCCCGACGACCCTCAAGCCAACCCAGACCGGCACGAAGGAGCCTGGGTACCCTGGGTGGACGAGGAGGACGACGAAGAGGGAAAATATCAAGGAGTGTACAAGAAAGCCAAAAACagcaagaagaagaggaagaagaagaagtgccgGCTGTGCAAGCTCAAGTCCTTCTTCCTGAAACTGAACACAGGGATGATGTCCAACCGCATCTGA
- the LOC114449475 gene encoding enhancer of polycomb homolog 1-like isoform X1 gives MSKLSFRARALDASKPLPVFRCEDLPDLHEYASINRAVPQMPTGMEKEEESEHHLQRAISAQQVYGEKRDNMVIPVPEAESNITYYDSLYPGDYKMPKQLIHIQPFSLDTEQPDYDLDADDEAFVIKLKKKMEISFLQFEEMIDRLEKGSGQQAVSLPEAKLLLKEDDELIKEVFDYWSRKRKNSKANCLIPTVKQERRDGSSTNDPYVAFRRRTEKMQTRKNRKNDEASYEKMLKLRRDLSRAVTILEMIKRREKSKRELLHLTLEIFEKRNAMSDFGGEVMAEVLAERALVRPQIIPLVPLTNQYRHQDHMDLKDFKSKPEKTEVPRQKRKYEKKQKVLPLSSGAPHHSGPAVFNAKDLNQYDFPSSDDEPFSQLHSGSSEAEEENDPDGAYAFRRKAGCQYYAARQDRVGSWPWCGPWEGGLAEARFRYSLTTLTVPHRCLGMARRRVGRGGRVLLDRAYTDNDNVYHGLDPEMLDLPLPSSPSPTPVPSSTTTLRSPATDKFASTSETNTSDRSSSSFDSSLSLSSCTSTDLSQILLNIKSCRWRHFRPRTLPLHELDNAHPLFRRLSRGLKRPLSTSTARGQPYSSQRPVRVVPAPTPIAAFTAEQYQQHQEQLALMQKQQLEQLQLQQQPNSTATANSTQQGRANTLDEAGAQFAASALVTADQLLALKTKEELALGGGVNGVLSPSGVYKGLHLSSTVSPSPAAPAPPTATQTPALLHPCTTTSSTSATSNNNGTTHPANTTTTNTATTQVLLGNNNNNSLRLPVPTGKRVHAPRTLSATMSTSALKLAHTATANCQKPKVTTASASPLDIVPRENHEQEKPALNSLSENTVAMEVT, from the exons GAACACCATCTCCAGCGGGCCATCTCGGCGCAGCAGGTCTATGGCGAGAAGCGGGACAATATGGTCATCCCGGTCCCCGAGGCAGAGAGCAACATCACCTACTATGACTCCCTCTACCCTGGGGACTACAAGATGCCAAAGCAGCTAATTCACATACAGC CTTTCAGCTTGGACACAGAGCAGCCAGACTACGACCTGGACGCAGACGATGAGGCCTTTGTCatcaagctgaagaagaagatggagatcAGCTTCCTGCAGTTTGAGGAAATGATAGACCGCCTGGAGAAAGGCAGTGGTCAGCAG GCTGTAAGTCTTCCTGAGGCCaaactgctgctgaaggaggaCGACGAACTCATCAAGGAGGTCTTCGACTACTGGAGCCGcaagaggaaaaacagcaaAGCCAACTGTCTCATCCCCACCGTGAAGCAGGAGAGGCGGGACGGCTCCAGCACCAATGACCCTTACGTAGCCTTCCGAAGGCGCACCGAGAAGATGCAGACTAGGAAG AACCGTAAAAACGATGAGGCGTCATATGAGAAAATGCTGAAGCTTCGCAGGGATCTCAGCCGAGCCGTCACCATCCTGGAAATGAtcaagaggagggagaagagtAAAAGAGAGCTGCTGCATCTCACACTGGAGATTTTTGAGAAGAG AAATGCGATGTCAGACTTTGGTGGCGAGGTGATGGCAGAGGTCCTGGCTGAACGAGCACTGGTGAGGCCACAGATCATTCCCCTGGTCCCACTTACCAACCAGTATCGACACCAGGACCACATGGACCTCAAGGACTTTAAGTCCAAG CCTGAGAAGACGGAGGTTCCCCGGCAGAAGAGGAAGTACGAGAAGAAACAGAAGGTGCTGCCTCTGTCGTCGGGCGCCCCCCACCATTCAGGTCCTGCTGTTTTCAATGCCAAGGACCTGAACCAGTACGACTTCCCCAGCTCTGACGATGAGCCCTTCTCCCAG CTGCACTCAGGCTCttcagaagcagaggaggagaacgacCCAGATGGTGCCTATGCCTTTCGCAGGAAGGCAGGCTGCCAGTACTATGCT GCTCGTCAGGATCGGGTGGGTAGCTGGCCGTGGTGTGGTCCCTGGGAGGGTGGTTTGGCAGAAGCCCGCTTTCGCTACAGTCTCACCACTCTCACCGTGCCACACCGATGTCTGGGCATGGCGCGCCGGCGGGTGGGGCGAGGCGGCAG GGTGTTGCTGGACCGGGCGTACACGGACAATGACAATGTTTACCATGGACTGGACCCGGAAATGCTCGACCTGCCTCTtccctcttctccttcaccAACTCCTGTTCCTTCTTCTACAACTACTCTGCGCTCACCGGCCACCGACAAATTTGCCAGTACCTCAGAAACAAATACCTCGGACAGAAGTTCCTCCTCCTTCGactcctctctttccctctcctcttGCACTTCCACGGACCTCAGTCAGATACTGTTGAACATTAAGTCTTGCCGATGGAGGCACTTTAGACCACGGACACTACCACTACATGAGCTGGACAATGCCCACCCTCTGTTCAGGAGGTTGAGCCGAGGCCTGAAGCGCCCACTGTCCACCTCCACAGCTCGGGGACAGCCCTACAGCTCTCAGCGCCCTGTCAGGGTTGTCCCTGCTCCCACACCCATTGCTG CTTTCACAGCCGAACAGTACCAGCAGCATCAGGAGCAGCTGGCCCtgatgcagaaacagcagctggagcaaCTCCAGCTGCAACAGCAACCCAACAGCACTGCCACTGCCAACAGCACACAG CAGGGCCGGGCAAATACGTTGGATGAGGCCGGTGCTCAGTTCGCTGCCTCGGCCCTCGTCACCGCTGACCAACTGCTGGCTCTTAAAACTAAGGAGGAGCTAGCCCTTGGAGGCGGAGTCAACGGGGTCCTCTCCCCCTCAG GTGTTTACAAGGGCTTGCACCTCTCGAGCACAGTGTCCCCATCCCCCGCAGCCCCGGCTCCTCCCACTGCAACCCAGACACCGGCTTTGCTCCACccctgcaccaccaccagctccacctCCGCCACCAGTAACAACAACGGCACCACCCACCCCGCCAACACCACTACCACTAACACCGCCACCACTCAGGTCCTGCtgggaaacaacaacaacaacagcctccGTCTGCCCGTTCCCACCGGCAAGCGCGTCCACGCCCCCCGGACACTTAGCGCCACCATGTCGACATCCGCCTTAAAGCTCGCCCACACAGCAACCGCCAACTGTCAGAAACCCAAGGTTACGACGGCCTCGGCCTCGCCGCTGGACATCGTTCCCAG GGAGAATCACGAACAAGAAAAGCCAGCACTGAACAGTCTGTCGGAGAACACAGTGGCCATGGAGGTCACGTAG
- the LOC114449475 gene encoding enhancer of polycomb homolog 1-like isoform X2 codes for MSKLSFRARALDASKPLPVFRCEDLPDLHEYASINRAVPQMPTGMEKEEESEHHLQRAISAQQVYGEKRDNMVIPVPEAESNITYYDSLYPGDYKMPKQLIHIQPFSLDTEQPDYDLDADDEAFVIKLKKKMEISFLQFEEMIDRLEKGSGQQAVSLPEAKLLLKEDDELIKEVFDYWSRKRKNSKANCLIPTVKQERRDGSSTNDPYVAFRRRTEKMQTRKNRKNDEASYEKMLKLRRDLSRAVTILEMIKRREKSKRELLHLTLEIFEKRNAMSDFGGEVMAEVLAERALVRPQIIPLVPLTNQYRHQDHMDLKDFKSKPEKTEVPRQKRKYEKKQKVLPLSSGAPHHSGPAVFNAKDLNQYDFPSSDDEPFSQLHSGSSEAEEENDPDGAYAFRRKAGCQYYAARQDRVGSWPWCGPWEGGLAEARFRYSLTTLTVPHRCLGMARRRVGRGGRVLLDRAYTDNDNVYHGLDPEMLDLPLPSSPSPTPVPSSTTTLRSPATDKFASTSETNTSDRSSSSFDSSLSLSSCTSTDLSQILLNIKSCRWRHFRPRTLPLHELDNAHPLFRRLSRGLKRPLSTSTARGQPYSSQRPVRVVPAPTPIAAFTAEQYQQHQEQLALMQKQQLEQLQLQQQPNSTATANSTQGRANTLDEAGAQFAASALVTADQLLALKTKEELALGGGVNGVLSPSGVYKGLHLSSTVSPSPAAPAPPTATQTPALLHPCTTTSSTSATSNNNGTTHPANTTTTNTATTQVLLGNNNNNSLRLPVPTGKRVHAPRTLSATMSTSALKLAHTATANCQKPKVTTASASPLDIVPRENHEQEKPALNSLSENTVAMEVT; via the exons GAACACCATCTCCAGCGGGCCATCTCGGCGCAGCAGGTCTATGGCGAGAAGCGGGACAATATGGTCATCCCGGTCCCCGAGGCAGAGAGCAACATCACCTACTATGACTCCCTCTACCCTGGGGACTACAAGATGCCAAAGCAGCTAATTCACATACAGC CTTTCAGCTTGGACACAGAGCAGCCAGACTACGACCTGGACGCAGACGATGAGGCCTTTGTCatcaagctgaagaagaagatggagatcAGCTTCCTGCAGTTTGAGGAAATGATAGACCGCCTGGAGAAAGGCAGTGGTCAGCAG GCTGTAAGTCTTCCTGAGGCCaaactgctgctgaaggaggaCGACGAACTCATCAAGGAGGTCTTCGACTACTGGAGCCGcaagaggaaaaacagcaaAGCCAACTGTCTCATCCCCACCGTGAAGCAGGAGAGGCGGGACGGCTCCAGCACCAATGACCCTTACGTAGCCTTCCGAAGGCGCACCGAGAAGATGCAGACTAGGAAG AACCGTAAAAACGATGAGGCGTCATATGAGAAAATGCTGAAGCTTCGCAGGGATCTCAGCCGAGCCGTCACCATCCTGGAAATGAtcaagaggagggagaagagtAAAAGAGAGCTGCTGCATCTCACACTGGAGATTTTTGAGAAGAG AAATGCGATGTCAGACTTTGGTGGCGAGGTGATGGCAGAGGTCCTGGCTGAACGAGCACTGGTGAGGCCACAGATCATTCCCCTGGTCCCACTTACCAACCAGTATCGACACCAGGACCACATGGACCTCAAGGACTTTAAGTCCAAG CCTGAGAAGACGGAGGTTCCCCGGCAGAAGAGGAAGTACGAGAAGAAACAGAAGGTGCTGCCTCTGTCGTCGGGCGCCCCCCACCATTCAGGTCCTGCTGTTTTCAATGCCAAGGACCTGAACCAGTACGACTTCCCCAGCTCTGACGATGAGCCCTTCTCCCAG CTGCACTCAGGCTCttcagaagcagaggaggagaacgacCCAGATGGTGCCTATGCCTTTCGCAGGAAGGCAGGCTGCCAGTACTATGCT GCTCGTCAGGATCGGGTGGGTAGCTGGCCGTGGTGTGGTCCCTGGGAGGGTGGTTTGGCAGAAGCCCGCTTTCGCTACAGTCTCACCACTCTCACCGTGCCACACCGATGTCTGGGCATGGCGCGCCGGCGGGTGGGGCGAGGCGGCAG GGTGTTGCTGGACCGGGCGTACACGGACAATGACAATGTTTACCATGGACTGGACCCGGAAATGCTCGACCTGCCTCTtccctcttctccttcaccAACTCCTGTTCCTTCTTCTACAACTACTCTGCGCTCACCGGCCACCGACAAATTTGCCAGTACCTCAGAAACAAATACCTCGGACAGAAGTTCCTCCTCCTTCGactcctctctttccctctcctcttGCACTTCCACGGACCTCAGTCAGATACTGTTGAACATTAAGTCTTGCCGATGGAGGCACTTTAGACCACGGACACTACCACTACATGAGCTGGACAATGCCCACCCTCTGTTCAGGAGGTTGAGCCGAGGCCTGAAGCGCCCACTGTCCACCTCCACAGCTCGGGGACAGCCCTACAGCTCTCAGCGCCCTGTCAGGGTTGTCCCTGCTCCCACACCCATTGCTG CTTTCACAGCCGAACAGTACCAGCAGCATCAGGAGCAGCTGGCCCtgatgcagaaacagcagctggagcaaCTCCAGCTGCAACAGCAACCCAACAGCACTGCCACTGCCAACAGCACACAG GGCCGGGCAAATACGTTGGATGAGGCCGGTGCTCAGTTCGCTGCCTCGGCCCTCGTCACCGCTGACCAACTGCTGGCTCTTAAAACTAAGGAGGAGCTAGCCCTTGGAGGCGGAGTCAACGGGGTCCTCTCCCCCTCAG GTGTTTACAAGGGCTTGCACCTCTCGAGCACAGTGTCCCCATCCCCCGCAGCCCCGGCTCCTCCCACTGCAACCCAGACACCGGCTTTGCTCCACccctgcaccaccaccagctccacctCCGCCACCAGTAACAACAACGGCACCACCCACCCCGCCAACACCACTACCACTAACACCGCCACCACTCAGGTCCTGCtgggaaacaacaacaacaacagcctccGTCTGCCCGTTCCCACCGGCAAGCGCGTCCACGCCCCCCGGACACTTAGCGCCACCATGTCGACATCCGCCTTAAAGCTCGCCCACACAGCAACCGCCAACTGTCAGAAACCCAAGGTTACGACGGCCTCGGCCTCGCCGCTGGACATCGTTCCCAG GGAGAATCACGAACAAGAAAAGCCAGCACTGAACAGTCTGTCGGAGAACACAGTGGCCATGGAGGTCACGTAG
- the LOC114449475 gene encoding enhancer of polycomb homolog 1-like isoform X3, which yields MVIPVPEAESNITYYDSLYPGDYKMPKQLIHIQPFSLDTEQPDYDLDADDEAFVIKLKKKMEISFLQFEEMIDRLEKGSGQQAVSLPEAKLLLKEDDELIKEVFDYWSRKRKNSKANCLIPTVKQERRDGSSTNDPYVAFRRRTEKMQTRKNRKNDEASYEKMLKLRRDLSRAVTILEMIKRREKSKRELLHLTLEIFEKRNAMSDFGGEVMAEVLAERALVRPQIIPLVPLTNQYRHQDHMDLKDFKSKPEKTEVPRQKRKYEKKQKVLPLSSGAPHHSGPAVFNAKDLNQYDFPSSDDEPFSQLHSGSSEAEEENDPDGAYAFRRKAGCQYYAARQDRVGSWPWCGPWEGGLAEARFRYSLTTLTVPHRCLGMARRRVGRGGRVLLDRAYTDNDNVYHGLDPEMLDLPLPSSPSPTPVPSSTTTLRSPATDKFASTSETNTSDRSSSSFDSSLSLSSCTSTDLSQILLNIKSCRWRHFRPRTLPLHELDNAHPLFRRLSRGLKRPLSTSTARGQPYSSQRPVRVVPAPTPIAAFTAEQYQQHQEQLALMQKQQLEQLQLQQQPNSTATANSTQQGRANTLDEAGAQFAASALVTADQLLALKTKEELALGGGVNGVLSPSGVYKGLHLSSTVSPSPAAPAPPTATQTPALLHPCTTTSSTSATSNNNGTTHPANTTTTNTATTQVLLGNNNNNSLRLPVPTGKRVHAPRTLSATMSTSALKLAHTATANCQKPKVTTASASPLDIVPRENHEQEKPALNSLSENTVAMEVT from the exons ATGGTCATCCCGGTCCCCGAGGCAGAGAGCAACATCACCTACTATGACTCCCTCTACCCTGGGGACTACAAGATGCCAAAGCAGCTAATTCACATACAGC CTTTCAGCTTGGACACAGAGCAGCCAGACTACGACCTGGACGCAGACGATGAGGCCTTTGTCatcaagctgaagaagaagatggagatcAGCTTCCTGCAGTTTGAGGAAATGATAGACCGCCTGGAGAAAGGCAGTGGTCAGCAG GCTGTAAGTCTTCCTGAGGCCaaactgctgctgaaggaggaCGACGAACTCATCAAGGAGGTCTTCGACTACTGGAGCCGcaagaggaaaaacagcaaAGCCAACTGTCTCATCCCCACCGTGAAGCAGGAGAGGCGGGACGGCTCCAGCACCAATGACCCTTACGTAGCCTTCCGAAGGCGCACCGAGAAGATGCAGACTAGGAAG AACCGTAAAAACGATGAGGCGTCATATGAGAAAATGCTGAAGCTTCGCAGGGATCTCAGCCGAGCCGTCACCATCCTGGAAATGAtcaagaggagggagaagagtAAAAGAGAGCTGCTGCATCTCACACTGGAGATTTTTGAGAAGAG AAATGCGATGTCAGACTTTGGTGGCGAGGTGATGGCAGAGGTCCTGGCTGAACGAGCACTGGTGAGGCCACAGATCATTCCCCTGGTCCCACTTACCAACCAGTATCGACACCAGGACCACATGGACCTCAAGGACTTTAAGTCCAAG CCTGAGAAGACGGAGGTTCCCCGGCAGAAGAGGAAGTACGAGAAGAAACAGAAGGTGCTGCCTCTGTCGTCGGGCGCCCCCCACCATTCAGGTCCTGCTGTTTTCAATGCCAAGGACCTGAACCAGTACGACTTCCCCAGCTCTGACGATGAGCCCTTCTCCCAG CTGCACTCAGGCTCttcagaagcagaggaggagaacgacCCAGATGGTGCCTATGCCTTTCGCAGGAAGGCAGGCTGCCAGTACTATGCT GCTCGTCAGGATCGGGTGGGTAGCTGGCCGTGGTGTGGTCCCTGGGAGGGTGGTTTGGCAGAAGCCCGCTTTCGCTACAGTCTCACCACTCTCACCGTGCCACACCGATGTCTGGGCATGGCGCGCCGGCGGGTGGGGCGAGGCGGCAG GGTGTTGCTGGACCGGGCGTACACGGACAATGACAATGTTTACCATGGACTGGACCCGGAAATGCTCGACCTGCCTCTtccctcttctccttcaccAACTCCTGTTCCTTCTTCTACAACTACTCTGCGCTCACCGGCCACCGACAAATTTGCCAGTACCTCAGAAACAAATACCTCGGACAGAAGTTCCTCCTCCTTCGactcctctctttccctctcctcttGCACTTCCACGGACCTCAGTCAGATACTGTTGAACATTAAGTCTTGCCGATGGAGGCACTTTAGACCACGGACACTACCACTACATGAGCTGGACAATGCCCACCCTCTGTTCAGGAGGTTGAGCCGAGGCCTGAAGCGCCCACTGTCCACCTCCACAGCTCGGGGACAGCCCTACAGCTCTCAGCGCCCTGTCAGGGTTGTCCCTGCTCCCACACCCATTGCTG CTTTCACAGCCGAACAGTACCAGCAGCATCAGGAGCAGCTGGCCCtgatgcagaaacagcagctggagcaaCTCCAGCTGCAACAGCAACCCAACAGCACTGCCACTGCCAACAGCACACAG CAGGGCCGGGCAAATACGTTGGATGAGGCCGGTGCTCAGTTCGCTGCCTCGGCCCTCGTCACCGCTGACCAACTGCTGGCTCTTAAAACTAAGGAGGAGCTAGCCCTTGGAGGCGGAGTCAACGGGGTCCTCTCCCCCTCAG GTGTTTACAAGGGCTTGCACCTCTCGAGCACAGTGTCCCCATCCCCCGCAGCCCCGGCTCCTCCCACTGCAACCCAGACACCGGCTTTGCTCCACccctgcaccaccaccagctccacctCCGCCACCAGTAACAACAACGGCACCACCCACCCCGCCAACACCACTACCACTAACACCGCCACCACTCAGGTCCTGCtgggaaacaacaacaacaacagcctccGTCTGCCCGTTCCCACCGGCAAGCGCGTCCACGCCCCCCGGACACTTAGCGCCACCATGTCGACATCCGCCTTAAAGCTCGCCCACACAGCAACCGCCAACTGTCAGAAACCCAAGGTTACGACGGCCTCGGCCTCGCCGCTGGACATCGTTCCCAG GGAGAATCACGAACAAGAAAAGCCAGCACTGAACAGTCTGTCGGAGAACACAGTGGCCATGGAGGTCACGTAG